Proteins from a single region of Desulfolutivibrio sulfoxidireducens:
- a CDS encoding sensor domain-containing diguanylate cyclase, with translation MSGKKAEDPFLEQCFFSPGNRCELYRAVFDSLPEQVAILDRRGRIREVNAGWERFARENAVCGLFPGQSGAGEGSGGVPIRENAPFSRSFEGENYLEVCRNATGQDSREAGKAAEGIRAVLDGRIERFTLEYPCHSPWEKRWFLLSATPLRKDGEVVGCVVSHLPITDRKLAELALTQSEKRLNEAQRLARVGSYERDVRTGMGHWSNELFRMMGFPVAPHSPSMAEFMLAVHPDDRERVRDFLRQAAAVGYPDEFEFRIVSAREGLRHISSFIEVERDAEGRAVRYHGAMVDVTRLKNVEAELIKLAATDELTGIHNRRRFLELLRVEVTRSARYGHPLSLAMLDIDNFKRINDSHGHAVGDEALRCLAATVSRSLRSTDVFGRLGGEEFAIVLTETGTQDAFATCRRIVRTVAGTGVDTTAGRLPLTVSMGLVTVQPGMAPCLAGDGKAFGCGVNPDVLLRQADEALYRAKAEGKNRVARCEAHCGDAKDSAPGAACGGEGTGDCPGAPTGLPDAKRM, from the coding sequence ATGTCCGGAAAAAAGGCCGAGGATCCGTTTTTAGAGCAATGTTTTTTTTCTCCCGGGAATCGGTGCGAACTCTATCGGGCGGTGTTCGACAGCCTGCCCGAGCAGGTGGCCATCCTGGATCGCCGGGGCCGCATTCGGGAGGTCAACGCCGGGTGGGAACGCTTTGCCCGGGAGAACGCGGTATGCGGCCTGTTCCCGGGGCAATCCGGCGCGGGCGAGGGGTCCGGGGGCGTCCCGATCAGGGAGAACGCGCCATTTTCGCGTTCCTTTGAGGGCGAGAACTATCTGGAGGTGTGCCGCAACGCCACGGGTCAGGACAGCCGGGAGGCGGGGAAGGCCGCCGAGGGTATCCGGGCGGTTCTTGACGGGCGGATCGAGCGCTTCACCCTGGAATATCCCTGCCACTCGCCGTGGGAGAAACGCTGGTTCCTGCTTTCCGCCACGCCGCTTCGCAAGGACGGGGAGGTTGTGGGCTGCGTCGTCTCCCATCTGCCCATCACCGACCGCAAGTTGGCTGAACTGGCCCTGACGCAAAGCGAGAAGCGGCTCAACGAGGCCCAGCGCCTGGCCCGGGTGGGCAGCTACGAGCGCGACGTGCGCACCGGCATGGGGCATTGGTCCAACGAGCTTTTCAGGATGATGGGATTTCCGGTCGCGCCGCATTCCCCGAGCATGGCGGAATTCATGCTGGCTGTGCATCCCGATGACCGCGAACGGGTGCGCGACTTTCTGCGCCAAGCCGCGGCCGTGGGCTATCCCGACGAATTCGAGTTCCGCATCGTCTCGGCAAGGGAGGGGCTCCGCCACATCTCGTCGTTTATCGAGGTGGAGCGCGACGCCGAGGGCCGGGCCGTGCGCTACCACGGGGCCATGGTGGACGTGACCCGCCTGAAGAACGTGGAGGCCGAACTGATCAAGCTGGCCGCCACGGATGAACTGACGGGCATCCACAACCGCAGACGTTTTCTGGAGCTTTTGCGTGTCGAGGTGACTCGTAGCGCCCGCTACGGGCATCCCTTGTCCCTGGCCATGCTGGACATTGATAATTTCAAGCGGATCAATGATAGTCACGGCCATGCCGTGGGCGACGAGGCCCTGCGATGTCTGGCCGCGACCGTCAGCCGGTCGTTGCGGTCAACGGACGTGTTCGGCCGGCTTGGCGGCGAGGAGTTCGCCATTGTTCTGACCGAAACCGGGACGCAAGATGCCTTTGCAACCTGCCGGCGGATCGTGCGCACCGTGGCCGGGACCGGGGTGGACACCACCGCGGGGCGGTTGCCGCTGACCGTGAGCATGGGCCTGGTCACGGTCCAGCCCGGCATGGCGCCGTGCCTGGCTGGAGACGGAAAGGCGTTTGGATGCGGCGTGAACCCGGACGTCTTGCTCAGGCAGGCCGACGAGGCCCTGTACCGGGCCAAGGCCGAAGGGAAAAACAGGGTGGCGCGGTGTGAAGCCCATTGCGGGGATGCGAAAGATTCCGCGCCTGGGGCGGCGTGCGGCGGTGAAGGGACAGGTGACTGCCCCGGCGCCCCGACCGGCCTCCCGGATGCGAAAAGGATGTGA